Proteins encoded in a region of the Zea mays cultivar B73 chromosome 2, Zm-B73-REFERENCE-NAM-5.0, whole genome shotgun sequence genome:
- the LOC100277587 gene encoding uncharacterized protein LOC100277587 codes for MWAPGSPGRLPAMVECDEDGHGDAYHGTMASCWGRFGAAALWRRLRRRVSLVRRRRRRGRSLLGGLNYDPLSYAQNFDDGCLEEREPDFSARFAPARHAAAGSPRPTA; via the coding sequence ATGTGGGCGCCGGGCTCGCCTGGGAGGCTGCCGGCGATGGTGGAGTGCGACGAGGACGGGCACGGGGACGCGTACCACGGGACGATGGCCTCCTGCTGGGGCCGCTTCGGCGCCGCCGCGCTGTGGCGCAGGCTACGGCGGCGTGTCAGcctggtgcggcgcaggcggcggcgCGGCCGCTCCCTCCTCGGCGGGCTAAACTACGACCCGCTCAGCTACGCGCAGAACTTCGACGACGGGTGCCTGGAGGAGCGCGAGCCGGACTTCAGCGCCAGGTTCGCGCCCGCGCGCCACGCCGCCGCCGGCTCCCCGCGGCCCACGGCCTGA